One segment of Neoarius graeffei isolate fNeoGra1 chromosome 20, fNeoGra1.pri, whole genome shotgun sequence DNA contains the following:
- the LOC132869176 gene encoding uncharacterized protein LOC132869176 isoform X1 — MVSKGVNEKRYRLWPGTLFDSIVSHVQNIYSNLFSYLLVSLFMLQCQAFLFRQIIVSEPGTFPCTCSGKCPVVQWILFIPSKATIAESKMCHNEWHFEKGFSLSGNASKGDVSLTINSVTYNHAGSYRCICNGKSATEVKLKVIVPTVIKVFERENVTLPCYGDTRHNVQDVTWMKAGQKVLLYNHANGSVTTADASESRLTMSGKGFQDGHLSLHIASVDLSDAGLYQCLLHDESQDGYPNAVLLKVERRQQLSTTDSYEVLILRGLLGSIVFVGVIGLIVNITRRCCGKSVDS; from the exons ATGGTTTCCAAAGGAGTAAATGAAAAACGCTATCGGTTATGGCCAGGAACTTTGTTTGACTCGATTGTGTCACATGTTCAAAATATCTATTCTAATTTGTTCTCCTATCTGTTAGTTTCCCTGTTCATGCTACAGTGCCAAGCCTTCCTATTCAGACAGATCATCGTAAGTGAGCCCGGGACCTTTCCGTGTACCTGCTCTGGAAAATGTCCGGTGGTTCAGTGGATCCTCTTCATTCCCAGCAAAGCTACCATTGCTGAAAGCAAGATGTGCCACAACGAATGGCATTTTGAAAAAGGATTTTCTCTGTCAGGAAATGCCAGCAAAGGAGACGTCTCCCTGACGATCAACTCAGTCACCTACAATCACGCAGGCTCCTACAGGTGCATCTGTAATGGAAAATCAGCGACTGAAGTAAAACTGAAAGTGATCG TGCCGACAGTTATAAAGGTTTTCGAGAGGGAGAATGTCACGCTGCCGTGCTACGGAGACACTCGGCACAATGTTCAAGATGTCACATGGATGAAAGCTGGACAAAAGGTTCTGCTGTACAATCATGCAAACGGATCGGTGACGACGGCTGACGCGTCAGAAAGCAGATTGACGATGTCAGGAAAAGGATTTCAAGATGGACATCTCAGTCTTCACATCGCTTCAGTTGACCTGTCTGATGCAGGATTATATCAGTGTCTCCTCCATGATGAGTCGCAGGACGGATACCCAAACGCTGTTTTACTGAAGGTAGAAC GGCGACAACAGTTATCAACCACCGACAGTTATGAAGTTTTAATACTGCGCGGATTACTCGGATCGATCGTCTTTGTCGGCGTCATCGGACTAATCGTTAACATTACGAGAAGATGTTGTGGGAAATCCGTAGACTCTTAG
- the LOC132869176 gene encoding uncharacterized protein LOC132869176 isoform X2, translated as MKSVLILGIPGIVSLFMLQCQAFLFRQIIVSEPGTFPCTCSGKCPVVQWILFIPSKATIAESKMCHNEWHFEKGFSLSGNASKGDVSLTINSVTYNHAGSYRCICNGKSATEVKLKVIVPTVIKVFERENVTLPCYGDTRHNVQDVTWMKAGQKVLLYNHANGSVTTADASESRLTMSGKGFQDGHLSLHIASVDLSDAGLYQCLLHDESQDGYPNAVLLKVERRQQLSTTDSYEVLILRGLLGSIVFVGVIGLIVNITRRCCGKSVDS; from the exons TTTCCCTGTTCATGCTACAGTGCCAAGCCTTCCTATTCAGACAGATCATCGTAAGTGAGCCCGGGACCTTTCCGTGTACCTGCTCTGGAAAATGTCCGGTGGTTCAGTGGATCCTCTTCATTCCCAGCAAAGCTACCATTGCTGAAAGCAAGATGTGCCACAACGAATGGCATTTTGAAAAAGGATTTTCTCTGTCAGGAAATGCCAGCAAAGGAGACGTCTCCCTGACGATCAACTCAGTCACCTACAATCACGCAGGCTCCTACAGGTGCATCTGTAATGGAAAATCAGCGACTGAAGTAAAACTGAAAGTGATCG TGCCGACAGTTATAAAGGTTTTCGAGAGGGAGAATGTCACGCTGCCGTGCTACGGAGACACTCGGCACAATGTTCAAGATGTCACATGGATGAAAGCTGGACAAAAGGTTCTGCTGTACAATCATGCAAACGGATCGGTGACGACGGCTGACGCGTCAGAAAGCAGATTGACGATGTCAGGAAAAGGATTTCAAGATGGACATCTCAGTCTTCACATCGCTTCAGTTGACCTGTCTGATGCAGGATTATATCAGTGTCTCCTCCATGATGAGTCGCAGGACGGATACCCAAACGCTGTTTTACTGAAGGTAGAAC GGCGACAACAGTTATCAACCACCGACAGTTATGAAGTTTTAATACTGCGCGGATTACTCGGATCGATCGTCTTTGTCGGCGTCATCGGACTAATCGTTAACATTACGAGAAGATGTTGTGGGAAATCCGTAGACTCTTAG